From the genome of Microcoleus sp. bin38.metabat.b11b12b14.051, one region includes:
- a CDS encoding ribulose bisphosphate carboxylase small subunit — protein sequence MKTLPKERRYETLSYLPPLTDAQIAKQLQYILDQGYIPGVEFNETSAAEMRYWTLWKLPLFGARSVQEIMAEVQACRSENPTCYIRVMGFDNVKQCQVLSFIVHKPNTRGY from the coding sequence ATGAAGACTTTACCTAAAGAGCGTCGTTACGAAACTCTGTCCTATTTGCCCCCGCTGACAGACGCCCAAATTGCCAAGCAACTGCAATACATCTTGGATCAAGGCTACATTCCCGGCGTAGAATTCAACGAAACCTCTGCCGCTGAAATGCGCTACTGGACTTTGTGGAAGTTGCCTTTGTTTGGTGCTCGCAGCGTCCAAGAAATCATGGCTGAAGTTCAAGCTTGCCGCTCTGAAAATCCTACCTGCTACATCCGCGTCATGGGTTTTGACAACGTGAAGCAATGCCAAGTGCTGAGCTTCATCGTCCACAAGCCAAACACCAGAGGCTACTAA
- a CDS encoding chaperonin family protein RbcX has translation QDLGFRIMTVREYLAHDVTEFLPEMVCTGIQQANMEHRRQHLERITQLNWSVPSSNPETSIDSEPNLDNLSS, from the coding sequence TCAAGATTTAGGATTTCGGATCATGACTGTGCGAGAGTATCTGGCTCACGATGTGACGGAATTTTTGCCAGAAATGGTTTGTACTGGCATTCAACAGGCGAATATGGAACACAGACGCCAGCATTTAGAGCGAATTACGCAACTTAATTGGTCTGTTCCTAGCAGCAATCCTGAAACATCAATAGATTCTGAACCGAATCTGGATAATTTGTCGAGTTAA